One window from the genome of Fulvivirga lutea encodes:
- a CDS encoding sensor histidine kinase, with product MSIALIGLASFQVYWINNAISLNRQSFNENVILSLRQVATSLERMEVANLAASSFYAAVKESDSEKIKLIYREETIDVDGKRHVLIDDDSISVSERHLKSFREVTQISEIKPPSPPPKPIDLVVINDSVFKSNRTEKFLSKSHMVNVVIEQLISPHAIKERVNQKLLDSLLHTTFLSNGINIPYHFGVLDATKNEIIMGEAESFEELKSTELRASLFPNDILSNANYLLVNFPGQTSYLFRQIWATLAASVLFIIIILGCFTYAIYIIFKQKKISEMKNDFINNMTHELKTPIATVGLAVEALGETEMRSNEATLIRYLGMIKEENNRLSVQVEKVLQSALLDKETFNLKTEKIQLHRLIESAVDKIQISLEEKSGWLKVDLQAQNDLIIGDSHHITNVIINILDNAMKYSIDAPVLTVSSYNKSKGIWLEITDNGMGMDSETLKHIFEKFYRAHTGDRHDVKGFGLGLSYVKTIIDRHEGYVEAESELGKGSTFKIYLPNER from the coding sequence ATGAGCATTGCACTGATAGGCCTGGCGAGCTTTCAGGTGTACTGGATTAATAATGCTATTAGCTTAAACAGGCAATCTTTTAATGAAAATGTGATTCTATCACTCAGGCAAGTAGCCACCAGTCTTGAGCGAATGGAGGTAGCCAACCTTGCCGCAAGTAGTTTTTATGCAGCTGTAAAGGAGTCTGATAGTGAGAAAATTAAACTCATTTACAGAGAAGAAACTATTGATGTCGATGGTAAAAGGCATGTCCTTATCGATGATGATAGTATTTCCGTATCAGAGAGACATTTGAAGTCGTTTAGGGAAGTGACACAAATTAGTGAGATCAAACCGCCTAGCCCTCCCCCTAAGCCCATCGATTTAGTTGTAATTAATGATTCTGTATTTAAGAGCAACAGAACTGAAAAATTTCTATCCAAGAGTCACATGGTAAATGTGGTTATTGAGCAATTAATAAGTCCGCATGCTATTAAAGAGAGAGTAAATCAGAAACTATTAGACTCCCTGTTACATACAACATTTTTGAGTAATGGAATCAACATACCTTATCATTTTGGAGTATTAGATGCTACTAAAAATGAGATTATTATGGGCGAGGCCGAGTCATTTGAAGAACTCAAATCTACTGAGTTAAGGGCCTCATTATTTCCGAACGATATTTTATCGAATGCCAACTATCTGCTGGTCAATTTCCCCGGACAAACAAGCTATCTGTTCAGGCAAATCTGGGCAACATTAGCGGCTTCAGTTTTATTTATTATTATAATTCTGGGATGCTTTACTTATGCTATTTACATCATCTTCAAACAGAAAAAAATCTCTGAAATGAAGAATGATTTTATTAATAATATGACGCATGAGCTGAAGACCCCAATTGCTACAGTAGGTTTGGCGGTGGAGGCATTAGGCGAAACAGAGATGCGTTCAAATGAAGCTACGCTTATCCGATATTTGGGAATGATTAAAGAAGAGAATAACAGGCTTTCTGTGCAGGTTGAAAAAGTGCTGCAATCCGCATTATTGGATAAGGAAACATTTAATCTTAAAACTGAGAAAATTCAACTGCATAGACTTATTGAATCAGCAGTAGATAAGATTCAAATAAGCTTGGAAGAAAAAAGTGGTTGGCTAAAAGTTGACCTCCAGGCGCAAAATGATCTGATAATTGGCGATTCGCATCATATCACCAATGTGATCATCAATATCCTGGACAATGCCATGAAATACTCGATAGACGCACCAGTTTTAACGGTATCAAGTTATAATAAGTCGAAAGGTATATGGTTAGAGATTACTGATAATGGAATGGGAATGGATTCTGAAACACTCAAGCATATTTTTGAAAAATTCTATAGGGCACATACTGGCGACAGGCATGATGTGAAAGGTTTTGGTTTAGGATTAAGCTATGTTAAAACTATTATAGACAGGCACGAAGGGTATGTTGAGGCAGAGTCTGAGCTTGGAAAAGGAAGTACATTTAAAATTTATTTGCCCAATGAACGATAA
- the msrA gene encoding peptide-methionine (S)-S-oxide reductase MsrA, with protein MLKLPSILLISILMVCCAAKKDEQKTEKSSITHEQRARLDTAYFASGCFWCTEAVFERVKGVVDVVSGYAGGDRPNPTYQQVSAGITNYAEAVRIAYDPEVVSYKQLIEFFYASHDPTQLNRQGPDVGKQYRSEIYFQNDEEKKLAEARKEYLDQSGKYDSKVVTLITPYTNFYEAEDYHQNYYELHPNQPYVYSVSRPKVEKFMKEYKEFLKEDYK; from the coding sequence ATGCTAAAATTACCATCAATACTACTCATAAGCATACTCATGGTTTGCTGCGCTGCCAAAAAAGACGAACAGAAAACTGAAAAATCTTCCATTACACATGAACAACGGGCAAGGTTAGATACAGCTTACTTTGCCAGTGGGTGCTTCTGGTGCACCGAGGCCGTTTTTGAAAGAGTAAAAGGAGTAGTAGATGTTGTATCAGGCTATGCTGGCGGTGACAGACCCAACCCAACATACCAACAAGTGAGTGCCGGTATTACTAATTATGCTGAGGCGGTTAGAATAGCGTACGATCCCGAAGTTGTCTCATATAAACAGCTTATTGAATTCTTTTATGCGAGCCATGATCCAACTCAGCTGAACCGACAAGGCCCCGATGTAGGCAAGCAATATCGCTCTGAAATTTATTTTCAAAATGATGAGGAAAAGAAGCTGGCCGAAGCAAGAAAGGAGTATTTGGATCAATCAGGTAAGTACGACTCTAAAGTTGTTACGCTTATTACCCCATATACCAATTTCTATGAGGCGGAAGACTATCACCAAAACTATTATGAGTTACATCCTAATCAACCTTATGTCTATTCTGTCTCAAGACCCAAAGTAGAAAAGTTCATGAAAGAATATAAGGAATTCCTTAAAGAGGATTATAAATAA
- a CDS encoding VOC family protein has product MKLETLTPNLMVDDVRATINYYHGIFGFETVSTVPEKGDVLDWARMKKGDVDIMFQSEESLKKDIPEIRHESPGGGATLFIKMTGIEEFYDRHYNDADIVVQLHDTFYGMKEFTVRDINGYYLTFAEPIDNQ; this is encoded by the coding sequence ATGAAATTAGAAACACTAACCCCAAACCTCATGGTAGATGATGTAAGGGCTACTATTAACTACTACCATGGAATTTTTGGATTTGAAACAGTATCAACTGTTCCTGAAAAAGGTGATGTGCTTGACTGGGCTCGAATGAAAAAAGGCGATGTGGACATCATGTTTCAAAGTGAAGAAAGCCTTAAAAAAGATATTCCTGAAATTAGACATGAAAGCCCGGGAGGAGGAGCGACATTATTCATAAAAATGACTGGTATAGAGGAGTTTTATGACAGGCATTATAACGATGCTGATATTGTTGTTCAACTTCATGACACTTTTTATGGGATGAAGGAATTTACGGTTAGAGACATCAATGGCTATTACCTAACTTTTGCCGAACCAATCGACAATCAATAA
- the lysA gene encoding diaminopimelate decarboxylase, producing the protein MDSKNGQYSIQGVSLTKIASEFGTPLYVYDAEKIINQLQSLKNAFSNQKLKIKYAAKSLTNINILKLMKKHGAGVDVVSIQEAQLALKAGFEPSEILFTPNCVSFDEIVEGVKLGLMINIDNISILEQFGHKYHNKVPCCIRLNPHIMAGGNTKISTGHVDSKFGISIYQLPHLIRVVNTTGIKVTGLHMHTGSDILDAEVFLKIAEILFGVARDFPDLEFIDFGSGFKVGYKENDITTNVYDLGVKLGKAFDNFCESYGRKLEMWFEPGKYLVSEAGYFLAKANVIKTTPATVFVGVDSGMNHLLRPMMYDAYHEIVNISNPKGTQRVYTVVGYICETDTFGWDRKLSEVREGDILMMKNAGAYGFSMASNYNSRFRPAEVLVLDGKAHLIRERETMEDLLKGQVDLKI; encoded by the coding sequence ATGGATTCGAAAAACGGTCAATACAGTATACAAGGAGTTAGCCTCACCAAAATCGCCTCAGAATTTGGTACTCCGCTTTATGTTTATGATGCAGAGAAGATCATAAACCAGCTTCAATCGTTAAAAAATGCCTTTTCTAACCAAAAATTGAAGATTAAATATGCTGCAAAGTCATTGACCAACATTAACATACTTAAGTTAATGAAGAAGCATGGTGCAGGTGTGGACGTGGTATCTATTCAAGAAGCACAACTGGCTTTAAAGGCAGGTTTTGAACCTAGTGAGATTTTGTTCACTCCAAATTGTGTGTCTTTTGATGAAATAGTGGAAGGAGTGAAGCTGGGTTTAATGATCAATATTGACAACATTTCTATACTCGAGCAATTTGGTCATAAATATCATAATAAAGTACCGTGCTGCATTCGATTAAATCCGCATATTATGGCAGGTGGAAACACCAAAATATCTACCGGCCATGTGGACTCTAAGTTTGGTATTTCGATCTATCAGCTGCCACATTTAATACGAGTGGTAAACACAACTGGCATTAAAGTTACCGGCTTGCATATGCATACCGGATCTGACATTCTGGATGCTGAGGTATTCTTAAAGATTGCTGAAATACTCTTCGGGGTGGCCAGAGATTTCCCTGATCTTGAATTCATAGATTTTGGAAGTGGCTTTAAAGTAGGTTATAAAGAAAATGACATTACCACCAACGTTTATGACCTGGGTGTGAAGCTTGGAAAGGCATTCGATAACTTTTGCGAGAGTTACGGAAGAAAATTAGAAATGTGGTTTGAGCCGGGTAAATATCTCGTAAGTGAGGCAGGCTACTTTTTAGCTAAAGCCAATGTAATTAAAACTACTCCTGCCACTGTATTTGTGGGGGTTGATAGTGGAATGAACCACCTGCTTCGCCCAATGATGTATGATGCATATCATGAAATCGTAAATATTTCTAACCCGAAAGGAACGCAACGGGTTTATACTGTTGTAGGGTACATCTGCGAAACTGATACATTTGGTTGGGATCGTAAATTAAGTGAAGTGCGTGAAGGAGATATCCTTATGATGAAAAATGCAGGAGCCTATGGCTTTTCCATGGCTTCTAATTACAATTCAAGATTCCGCCCTGCCGAGGTACTTGTACTCGATGGCAAAGCCCATTTAATAAGAGAACGAGAAACCATGGAAGACCTATTGAAAGGGCAAGTAGATTTGAAGATTTAA
- a CDS encoding PA0069 family radical SAM protein has translation MNDLLKGRGAQSAISNDFLNQEIVTDHIEGLDEELLIERPKTQLFYETPNKVVNKVTSPDVGMEYSLNPYQGCEHGCIYCYARKTHEYWGYNLGLDFETKIIVKSNAPALLENHLLKPSWKPKPIVLSGNTDCYQPIERELKITRQLLEVFAKYRHPVGIITKNVLVTRDLDILKDLASDNLVKVILSITTLDDGLRRILEPRTASVKSKLLAIEKLTEAGIPVSIMNAPIIPSINHHEIPAVIKAVAERGAQGVNYTTVRLNGKIADIFEAWLQKYFPDRAEKVINQIKELHGGTVNDSEFGKRMKGVGNIASTINKLHHISKNRYMKNVKSTPLNLTAFRKGGNYSLF, from the coding sequence ATGAATGATTTACTCAAAGGGAGAGGGGCGCAATCTGCGATTTCCAATGATTTTTTAAATCAGGAGATTGTAACAGATCACATAGAAGGGTTAGATGAGGAATTGTTAATTGAACGGCCGAAAACGCAGCTGTTCTACGAAACACCAAACAAGGTGGTCAATAAGGTTACCAGCCCTGATGTGGGCATGGAATACTCACTAAACCCCTATCAGGGTTGTGAACATGGCTGTATTTATTGTTACGCGCGCAAAACACATGAATACTGGGGCTACAACTTAGGTCTTGATTTTGAAACTAAGATTATTGTAAAAAGTAATGCCCCAGCTTTACTAGAAAATCATTTGCTTAAACCTTCCTGGAAACCTAAGCCCATTGTGCTTTCTGGCAATACGGATTGTTATCAACCTATTGAGCGTGAGCTAAAAATCACACGGCAACTTCTAGAGGTTTTTGCCAAATACAGGCACCCTGTGGGTATTATTACTAAGAATGTGCTGGTTACACGAGACTTAGATATTTTGAAAGATCTAGCTTCTGATAATCTGGTGAAAGTAATTCTATCCATTACCACTTTAGATGACGGACTCAGAAGAATTTTAGAACCACGAACAGCGAGCGTAAAGTCTAAATTGTTGGCAATAGAAAAGTTAACCGAGGCAGGTATTCCGGTAAGCATTATGAATGCCCCAATAATTCCTTCTATCAATCATCATGAAATACCCGCAGTTATTAAAGCAGTGGCAGAAAGGGGGGCTCAAGGAGTTAATTATACCACCGTTCGATTAAACGGTAAGATTGCAGATATTTTTGAAGCCTGGCTACAGAAATATTTCCCTGATAGAGCAGAAAAGGTGATTAATCAAATAAAGGAGCTTCATGGTGGCACAGTGAATGACAGCGAGTTTGGCAAAAGAATGAAAGGTGTTGGGAATATTGCCTCTACTATTAATAAGCTACATCACATCTCTAAAAATAGATATATGAAGAATGTTAAAAGTACACCCTTGAACCTCACAGCCTTCCGAAAAGGGGGTAATTATAGTTTGTTTTGA
- a CDS encoding 1-(5-phosphoribosyl)-5-[(5-phosphoribosylamino)methylideneamino]imidazole-4-carboxamide isomerase codes for MIQIIPSIAIIDGKVTRLQQGDFSKEKVYDQTPIDLAKTFEDHGIEVVHLVDLDGARRGQPVNYHILEAIAGHTNLKVDFTGGIHTDGDISKAYEYGASYITAASIAVSRKELFASWIISYGREKITLGADALNEKISIRGWQKQTELDLFDHIDYFYSRGLKYVKTTDISKDGVMEGPGFDLYNKMMERFPDICLLASGGVRDISDIEKLNEMGVFAVIFGKAFYEGRIKLKELEKFLIKVS; via the coding sequence ATGATTCAAATAATACCCTCTATCGCAATCATAGATGGCAAGGTGACTAGGCTCCAGCAAGGAGATTTTAGCAAAGAAAAGGTATATGATCAAACGCCCATCGATTTGGCTAAAACCTTTGAAGATCATGGCATAGAGGTAGTGCATTTGGTGGATTTAGATGGAGCCAGACGCGGCCAGCCTGTTAATTATCATATTTTGGAAGCCATTGCCGGCCATACCAATTTAAAAGTAGATTTTACAGGTGGTATTCATACCGATGGAGATATTTCAAAGGCCTACGAGTATGGAGCCAGCTATATCACTGCTGCCAGTATTGCTGTAAGCAGAAAAGAATTATTTGCTTCTTGGATTATTTCTTATGGTAGGGAGAAAATTACATTAGGTGCTGACGCACTAAATGAGAAGATATCAATTCGGGGTTGGCAAAAACAAACAGAGCTGGATTTATTTGACCACATCGACTATTTCTATTCCAGAGGTTTGAAATATGTAAAAACCACAGACATTTCTAAAGATGGTGTAATGGAAGGACCAGGTTTTGATCTATACAACAAAATGATGGAAAGATTTCCTGATATATGCCTTTTAGCTAGTGGTGGCGTGAGAGATATTAGCGACATTGAAAAGTTGAATGAAATGGGCGTATTTGCGGTGATCTTTGGTAAGGCTTTCTACGAGGGTAGAATCAAGCTGAAAGAGTTGGAAAAGTTTCTAATAAAAGTATCATAA
- a CDS encoding response regulator transcription factor gives MNKTSIMLVEDDESLSFVIKDNLSLNGYDVIHYADGALASKSFTKGKFDLCLLDVMLPAVDGFTLGKEIRKKDSNVPILYLTAKSMQEDKLEGFKSGGDDYITKPFSMEELIFRIEVFLKRKLSTSTTKQNFKIGEYDFNYSDLSLTYKGEIKNLTQKEADVLRFFCLNKQRVVKRDEILKEVWGDDDYFLGRSLDVFISKLRKYLAKDSNVSIANRHGIGFELVITIN, from the coding sequence ATGAATAAGACTTCAATAATGCTAGTGGAGGATGATGAGAGCTTATCTTTTGTGATTAAAGATAACCTCTCATTAAATGGTTATGACGTGATTCACTATGCGGATGGAGCTTTGGCAAGCAAGTCATTTACCAAAGGAAAGTTTGATCTGTGCCTGTTAGATGTAATGCTTCCAGCGGTTGATGGGTTTACCTTGGGCAAAGAGATAAGAAAGAAGGATTCTAATGTGCCAATATTATATCTCACGGCCAAGTCGATGCAAGAAGACAAACTTGAGGGGTTTAAAAGTGGTGGTGATGATTATATTACCAAGCCGTTTAGCATGGAAGAACTCATTTTTAGAATAGAAGTCTTTCTTAAACGTAAGTTGAGCACCAGCACAACCAAACAAAATTTTAAAATTGGCGAGTACGATTTTAACTACTCTGATTTAAGCCTTACTTACAAAGGCGAAATAAAGAACCTAACCCAGAAGGAAGCAGATGTGCTCCGGTTCTTTTGTTTAAATAAACAGAGAGTAGTAAAGCGCGATGAAATTCTCAAAGAAGTGTGGGGCGATGACGACTATTTTTTAGGTCGTAGCCTTGATGTTTTTATTTCTAAGCTTCGAAAGTACCTCGCTAAAGATTCTAATGTGAGTATAGCCAACAGGCATGGCATTGGATTTGAACTTGTGATAACAATCAATTAA
- a CDS encoding TonB-dependent receptor: MRFRFLIFLILSFSSSSYSQSTNCAANCTCAITGTIVDGQTNEPIEFASLQIKGTAKGTTTNAEGYFEFTGLCETEVDLLISHIGYKPITHHHDIFHEEPIVKLAPDNLILESIVIEEESDVSAFKSNTAVKIEGRELEQIKSASLGNVLSSVAGVSTLSTGSNVTKPIIHGLHSNRILIINNGLRHESQDWGQEHAPEIDASLIDEIEVIKGAAAVKYGPNALGGVILVNPPEMELTSHLHGDVHLKGESNGRAIDGSILLQKGYGNFAWMAQGATRYQGDLEAPDYQLTNTGMREMSGAIGLRFHRKNWDMKSYFSFLHQELGILRGSITGNIEDLADAINDEVPDFTRGFSYDINSPKQVTEHAVFKTEAFYNFTNSQLGLTYGLQMNNRKEFDVRRGSNNETPSINLELTTHTLDVEWWHPIVNDWEGSIGMQWLYQDNNNIPGTNTIPFIPNYNNTRFGLFLTETRPLGNNYQFDIGIRYDIQLASFRGRDSSNDIFRNEQNFNSVSGIIGLSRTMSNGGIIRVNAATAWRPPNIAELYSFGKHQFTNEYGFYRYSLEGTTLSTDRVLDNNDLEVSNELGYKLIATYTYSNDRFQIEASPYLNMINNYIYKAPGGISGTVRGTLPLFIYKQTDAVFTGADVTIKYKHTDRLSSKVSGTFLYTKDIKNDDVLFNIPPNRLSYQLGYRTKIGEYEWSAAADVSYTFRQYNAPRVIAPEVFVENPDYNPFLDNNSNFDFTEAPDGYALLNLSSALSLRQWVFSVRVLNALNTSYRQYTNLIRYFADEQGINFEVGVQLKL; this comes from the coding sequence ATGCGATTCCGATTTTTAATTTTCCTTATACTTTCTTTTAGTAGCTCAAGTTATAGTCAGTCCACTAATTGTGCTGCCAATTGTACGTGTGCCATTACGGGAACAATAGTAGATGGGCAAACGAATGAGCCTATTGAATTTGCTTCATTGCAGATAAAAGGAACTGCGAAAGGCACCACTACCAATGCAGAAGGTTATTTTGAGTTTACCGGACTCTGTGAAACCGAAGTAGACTTGCTTATTTCGCACATCGGCTATAAACCCATCACACACCACCATGATATTTTTCATGAAGAACCAATAGTTAAACTTGCTCCCGATAATCTGATTCTGGAAAGTATTGTAATAGAAGAAGAAAGTGACGTAAGCGCATTTAAAAGTAACACAGCCGTTAAAATTGAGGGTCGGGAATTAGAGCAAATAAAATCAGCTTCTCTAGGTAACGTATTGTCTTCAGTAGCGGGTGTATCAACACTTTCTACAGGAAGTAATGTTACCAAGCCAATTATTCACGGATTGCATAGCAATCGAATCTTAATTATTAACAATGGTTTAAGACATGAGTCACAGGATTGGGGTCAGGAACATGCTCCTGAAATTGATGCCTCTCTTATTGATGAAATTGAAGTAATTAAAGGTGCAGCAGCAGTAAAATACGGGCCGAATGCACTGGGAGGTGTTATATTGGTGAATCCACCTGAAATGGAATTGACTTCCCATTTGCATGGTGACGTTCATTTGAAAGGAGAGTCTAACGGCCGAGCCATAGATGGCAGCATATTATTACAAAAAGGGTATGGCAATTTCGCCTGGATGGCACAGGGTGCGACCAGGTATCAGGGTGATTTAGAAGCGCCAGACTATCAGCTCACCAACACAGGCATGCGAGAAATGAGTGGCGCGATAGGCTTGCGCTTTCATCGGAAAAACTGGGACATGAAATCTTATTTTAGTTTCCTGCATCAGGAACTTGGCATATTAAGAGGCTCCATTACCGGAAATATCGAAGATTTAGCTGATGCAATTAATGATGAAGTTCCCGACTTTACTCGGGGTTTCTCCTACGATATTAATTCACCAAAACAGGTCACTGAACACGCAGTATTTAAAACCGAGGCCTTCTACAATTTCACGAATAGCCAATTAGGCCTAACTTATGGGTTGCAGATGAATAATAGAAAGGAGTTTGATGTGAGAAGAGGTAGTAACAATGAGACTCCATCCATTAATTTAGAGCTTACCACCCACACACTTGATGTAGAATGGTGGCATCCTATTGTTAACGATTGGGAAGGTTCTATTGGCATGCAATGGCTGTATCAGGACAATAATAATATACCAGGAACCAACACCATTCCGTTTATCCCCAACTACAATAACACTCGCTTTGGCTTATTTTTAACGGAAACCAGACCGCTTGGAAATAATTACCAGTTCGATATTGGTATTCGATATGACATTCAGCTAGCCTCTTTCAGGGGTAGAGACAGCAGCAATGATATATTTAGAAATGAGCAGAACTTCAATAGCGTAAGTGGAATCATTGGCCTTTCAAGAACGATGAGTAATGGAGGCATTATTAGAGTGAATGCAGCCACTGCCTGGCGCCCACCTAATATTGCTGAACTCTACAGTTTTGGAAAACATCAGTTTACTAATGAATATGGTTTTTACAGATACAGTTTAGAGGGTACCACGCTCAGCACGGACCGTGTTCTTGATAATAACGATCTGGAAGTGAGCAATGAACTTGGCTATAAGCTAATTGCTACCTATACCTATTCTAACGATAGGTTTCAAATTGAAGCTTCTCCTTATTTAAATATGATTAACAATTATATTTATAAAGCACCGGGAGGTATTTCCGGTACGGTAAGAGGTACATTACCTTTATTTATTTATAAACAAACTGATGCCGTGTTTACCGGGGCAGATGTAACGATTAAATACAAGCATACTGATAGGTTATCATCTAAGGTTAGCGGCACATTCCTGTACACAAAAGATATTAAAAATGACGATGTTTTATTTAACATCCCACCCAATAGATTATCATATCAGTTGGGCTACCGTACTAAAATTGGTGAGTATGAATGGTCTGCTGCTGCAGATGTAAGTTATACTTTTAGGCAATACAATGCACCAAGAGTCATTGCACCAGAGGTTTTTGTGGAAAATCCTGATTACAATCCTTTCTTGGATAATAATTCCAATTTTGACTTTACGGAGGCTCCTGATGGCTATGCTCTTCTGAATCTATCATCAGCATTAAGCTTACGACAGTGGGTTTTTTCTGTAAGAGTTTTAAATGCCCTGAATACGTCCTATAGGCAGTATACTAACCTAATTCGCTACTTTGCCGATGAGCAAGGCATCAACTTTGAAGTTGGCGTGCAATTAAAATTATAA
- a CDS encoding response regulator transcription factor — MNDKQKILLVEDDPNLGQILKEYLELKGYHIQLARDGEQGKTMFAKGKYNLCLLDVMMPKIDGFELGSTIREIDEEVPIIYLTAKSMKEDTIKGFKIGADDYITKPFSMEELLLRIKAIFKRVAPNTSSVEGPISLGSFTFDPTRRLLAKDGEESKLTTKENELLKMLVSYQNKVLTRTLALKHIWGDDSYFNARSMDVYITKLRKHLKADENIQILTIHGEGFKLVKL, encoded by the coding sequence ATGAACGATAAACAAAAAATACTTCTGGTAGAGGACGACCCAAACCTTGGCCAGATATTAAAAGAATATCTGGAGCTGAAAGGCTATCACATTCAGTTGGCACGAGATGGTGAACAGGGCAAAACCATGTTTGCCAAAGGGAAATATAATTTGTGTTTGTTAGATGTAATGATGCCGAAGATTGATGGGTTTGAGTTAGGCTCAACTATTAGAGAGATCGATGAAGAGGTGCCAATCATTTACCTAACAGCAAAGTCGATGAAAGAAGATACTATTAAAGGTTTTAAAATTGGAGCAGACGATTATATCACCAAGCCTTTTAGTATGGAGGAGCTCTTGCTAAGAATCAAAGCCATTTTTAAAAGAGTTGCACCCAATACGTCTTCAGTTGAAGGTCCCATCTCATTGGGTAGCTTTACTTTCGATCCTACAAGAAGGTTATTGGCCAAAGATGGTGAAGAGAGTAAGTTGACTACCAAGGAAAATGAGCTGCTTAAAATGCTTGTGTCATATCAAAACAAGGTGCTTACCCGAACGCTTGCATTAAAGCATATTTGGGGTGACGATTCTTATTTTAATGCCCGCAGTATGGATGTGTACATTACCAAGCTCAGAAAACACCTGAAAGCAGATGAAAATATCCAGATTCTAACCATACACGGAGAGGGGTTTAAGCTTGTTAAATTGTAA
- a CDS encoding sensor histidine kinase, whose translation MKRKSILALVVMAAISILGIVGVQVYWFNKAFNTEEELFNREVNAALYNVATKFFEISETAIPANNPIKQLSTNYYVVMINNEIDANLLEYLLKSEFEKRNIKADFEYGIYDCTSDKMVYGNYVSVEAVQKEEADLAGLPKWENQNYYFGVQFPNKASIITDRMEIWIFSSAVLVLVIIFFSYALFVILKQKRLSEIQKDFINNMTHEFKTPISTIALSADVLSDPNISSQPERIKNYTTIIKRENVRLKKQVERVLQMAGMDKDEIALKKEKTSLHKLINEAVEGIAAGNAGNKNRIQLQLNSANDNVEVDRLHVSNVIYNLIDNALKYCEQEPKIVISTESVKDKIWVTIEDNGIGISQDDQKKVFDKFYRVSTGNRHDVKGFGLGLSYVMQVVKAHKGSLKLMSELGKGSTFKFSLYNE comes from the coding sequence ATGAAGCGGAAATCCATTTTGGCTTTGGTAGTGATGGCAGCCATAAGCATACTCGGTATAGTAGGTGTGCAGGTATATTGGTTTAACAAGGCCTTCAATACAGAAGAGGAGCTCTTCAACAGAGAGGTAAATGCCGCACTTTACAATGTTGCAACTAAGTTTTTTGAGATAAGTGAAACGGCAATTCCTGCCAATAATCCCATTAAGCAGCTTAGTACCAATTACTATGTAGTCATGATTAACAACGAGATTGATGCGAACCTGTTAGAATATCTTCTTAAATCTGAGTTTGAAAAAAGGAATATCAAAGCTGACTTTGAATACGGTATTTATGATTGCACGAGCGATAAAATGGTGTATGGAAACTATGTGAGTGTGGAGGCCGTGCAAAAGGAAGAGGCTGACCTGGCAGGGCTGCCAAAATGGGAAAATCAGAACTATTATTTTGGAGTGCAATTCCCTAATAAGGCATCCATTATTACCGATAGAATGGAAATTTGGATCTTTTCATCGGCCGTATTAGTGTTAGTGATCATATTTTTTTCCTATGCACTTTTCGTGATTTTAAAGCAAAAGAGGCTTTCTGAAATTCAAAAAGATTTTATCAACAACATGACGCATGAGTTTAAAACTCCTATTTCTACCATTGCTTTAAGTGCCGATGTGTTAAGCGATCCGAATATCAGCTCACAACCAGAGCGAATTAAGAATTACACAACCATTATTAAGCGTGAAAATGTCCGCTTGAAGAAACAGGTGGAACGCGTGTTACAAATGGCCGGAATGGATAAAGACGAAATCGCACTTAAAAAGGAAAAAACGTCATTGCATAAACTTATAAATGAGGCAGTAGAAGGCATTGCTGCCGGGAATGCCGGTAATAAGAACAGGATTCAACTCCAATTAAATTCTGCGAATGACAATGTAGAGGTTGATCGGTTACATGTTTCTAATGTGATATACAATCTCATTGATAATGCACTAAAATATTGTGAGCAGGAGCCAAAAATTGTTATCTCCACCGAATCTGTAAAAGATAAAATATGGGTAACAATAGAAGATAACGGTATCGGCATTAGCCAGGACGATCAGAAAAAGGTATTCGATAAATTTTATAGAGTTTCTACCGGAAACCGGCACGATGTAAAGGGTTTTGGCTTGGGGCTAAGCTATGTAATGCAGGTAGTTAAAGCGCATAAAGGGAGCTTGAAACTTATGAGTGAATTAGGTAAGGGTAGTACATTCAAATTTTCCTTATACAATGAATAA